Genomic DNA from Halobaculum sp. MBLA0147:
CGTCGCGTGGTGGCGAACCTCTTCCGGAACGCCATAGAACACGGCGGGCGGACGGTCACCGTCACGGTGACGTGGATCGGGACGGACCCCGATTCAGCCGACCCGGTCGCGGTGGGCGGCGCGAGCCCAGTCACGGACGGCACGCACTCCTCGTCCGACGACGTACCTCTCGGGTCCGATGAGAGTGGTGTCGGCGGGTTCGCGATCGCCGACGACGGGCCGGGGATTCCGGCGTCCGAGCGCGACAGCGTGTTCGAGACGGGGTACACCACGGACGCGGAGGGGACCGGCTTCGGACTCTCCATCGTGCGCCGGATCGCGGAGGCACACGGCTGGACGGTGCGGGTGACGGACGGCCCGGAGGGGGGCGCACGGTTCGTCTTCGACGGCGTCGAACGGGTGAGCGGTGGCGGCGAGGCGGCGACTCGCTGAGTCGGAGACACGACTCCGTTCGGGACCCGCGAGACTCGTCCGACGGGCGACACTCGTCAGTCGACGGTGAACCGCTCGAACCTCCGGGCGGCGTAGGCGGCCGCGAACAGGCCGGCGACACCGAGTAGTAACGCGGATACGCCGACGCCGACGGCCGACACGACGAGCGCGCTCGTCCCGAGGACCCCGGCGACGGCGTCCGCGACCGGTGCCACCGCCAGCGCGACGCCCGGTCCGGCGAGCAACACAAGCCCCAGCGAGTAGCCGGCGAACGCGAACAGACTCGGGACGACCGCCTCGCGGCTCCGCGTGACGCGCGAGGCTTCGAACTTCGGGAGCAGCGTCCCGACGCCGGCCGCGAGCGCGGGCGCGGCGACCCCGACGACGACGGCGGCACCGGTCACCAGGAGCACCCGTGGGAGTGGGTCGCCCGCGACGAGCGACAACCCGCCGGCGAGTGCCGTCCCGACGCCACCACCGAGGACGACGCCCGGGAGGACGACACCGCGGACGAACGCCCACCCGGGGACGCCGCTGGTGGCGGTCACCGGGAGCGTCGCCCCCTGGTCGCCCAATGGATTGAGCGCGAAGCCGGCGCCACCCGCCCAGGCGGCGTACAGCGCCGCCGTCGGGGGGAGCGACGCCGGGATCCGGCCGGTCTCGACGGCCGTGGAGACGCTGGGTGCGAGCAGGAACACGGGGTACGCGACGAACAGCAGTTTCACCGGTGCTCTGATCGCCCGAACCGTCGACACGCGGGCGATCCAGGCGGCACGGGGACCGACGAGCCGGCCGACGAGACCGGCGTCGACGCTCGTCTCCCCGTCGCCGTGGGCCGTCGGGTCGCTCGCGACGCCGTCGGCGTACCACAAGAGTCGTGCGAGCACCCCCGTGACCGCGAACAGCCCGACCGCGAGACCGAGACTCCCGACGAGTGCGACCCCGCCGCGGACGAGGTCCGTCCCGACGACCGGCGCGAGTGCGAACTCGCCGAGCCACGTCAGTGGTGGTCGTGCGACGGTCGTCAACAGCGGGTCGAAGACGGACTCGATCTCGCCGGAGAGGAACGTCCAGACGTAGGCGACGAACACGATCGCCCAGATCGGCACCCGGAGTCGCTGGACCAGTCGCGAGCGGACGGAGACGTTCGCGACGGCGTGCCCCACCGTCTGTCCGGTCGCGACCCCGAGGACACCGGGGACGAGGACGGCGAGTGCGACCGTCGCCGCGACCGTCGGCGTGCCGGTGCCGAGCGCGTACCCGACGCCGACCACCACTGCCGGTGGCGTCAGATAGCCGAGTGTCCCGAGCAGTTCCACGGCCGCGACCCCGGCGAACAGGTCTCGGGCGGCGACCGTCGTCAGGTAGCCGTCCCGGTTGTCCGGGTCGGCGCCGTCCGTGATCACGCGGACCGCGGCGAAGGCGCTCACCGCGAGCCACACCCCCGGCGGGACCACGTCGGCGGCGACCGTCACGAGTTCGGTGTCGCCGGACTGCCCGACGAGGAACGCCCCGACACCCAGTCCGATCACGACCGGGACGAGGAACAGCCCCGAGATCACCAACGCGATCAGCTGTGAGGTGCGGCCACGGAGCGCCCGGAGTCGGCGTCGCACCTCCCACCAGACGATCAGCCGAACCCGACCGGCGTCCGGGAGTCGTGTCACCGCCGTGCCTCCTCGTCCGCCGACGAGGTCGTCTCGACCGCCGGCTCGTCGTCCGACGCGACACTCCCCACGTCCTCGCCCACGAGGTCCGTCCGCTCCTCGCCACTCCCACCGGTCACGTCGAGGAACACGTCCTCCAGCGTCCGCTCGTCCCCCTCGGCAGCACGGCGCTTCAGCGTCTCGGGTGGCCCCTCGGCGACGAGTTCGCCGTCCGCGAGCACGCCGACCACGTCGGCGAGTTCGTCCACGACCGGCAGGATGTGCGTCGAGAGGAACACCGTCGTGTCGCCGCGACTCAACTCCGCGATGGTGTCACGCACGGTTCGGGAGGCCCGCGGGTCCAGCCCGCTCGTCGGCTCGTCGAGGAACAACACGTCCGGCTCGTGGAGCATCGCCTGGACGATCCCCGTCTTCTGTTTCATCCCCTTCGAGTACTCGTCGATCCGGCGATCGGCGTCCGCGGCCAAGTCCAATCGCGCGAGCAACTCGTCGATCCGGTCTGCGGCCGCCGACTCGAGGTCGCGCAGTCCCGCGGTGTACTCCAACTGCTCGCGGGCGGTGAGTTCGTCGAACAGCGGCGGCTCCTCCGGGAGGTAGCCGATCCGCTCGACGACCGCCTCGCGATCCGAGACGGGCTGGCCGGCGACGTGTGCCGTCCCGTGGCTGGGGCGAGTGAGCGTCGTCAACATCCGCATCGTCGTCGTCTTGCCGGCCCCGTTCGGGCCGAGGAACCCGTAGACCGTCCCCGGATCGATCGACAACTCCAACGCGGAGACCGCCTCCGTGTCCCCGTAGCGCTTCCCGAGTCCCTCCGTCACGATGGCACCGGTCTCTGACACGTCCGAGGTGTCTGTGCCGGCGGCCCTAAATCCCCACCTCCCGTCTCACTGGTCGTGACTCGACGCCGCGGGTCGGACACCCCGGCGCGACGAGCGAGAGACGTGTCGCGGACACGGATCACGAGACGTGTCGACGACCCGCACGGGAGAACACGATAGGAGGAGAACGGCGGCAGTACGAGTGTGAGAGAGCGGCGGTCGGTGGCAGTCGCAGTCACTCGGCCGCGGTCGGTCGACGCGTGTCAGTCGACGCGTGTCAGTCGACGCGTTTCAGTCGACGCGTTTCAGTCCCTGTCCGATTCCGGCGGCGTCACAGTCGTCTTCGGGGCAGCCGTAGTGCCACCCGTCTTCCGTGGCGCGGCCCTCTGGGAACTCGGCACCGCACTTTCGACACCGGAGCAGATCTCGGCCGACCTCTCGCGTCGCGAGTTGGGGCATACGCGAACACTCGGACGGAGAGGATTTGAATATACCGATGTTTCGCGTCGTTTCGTCCGCGTCCGTCTGTCCAGCGGCCGGTTTCGGCCGTCTCTGTCCACCCGACACCCACTCGACGCCAGACGGCGGAGCCACCACGGGGTCACGACGGCGGCGACCGTATCCAGTCAGGTACTTGTTGCTGCAGTACGGACGTAGAATCATGCGGGAACTAGACGAGACGGACGTGTCGATCCTCCGACTGTTGGCCGAGGACGGTCGCCGCTCGTACAGCGAGATCGGCGAGGTGGTGGACCTGACACCCCCGGCGGTGTCGGACCGGGTCACGCGACTCGAGGACGCGGGTGTGATCCGGCAGTTCACGATCGACGTGGACCGATCGACGCTCCGCTCGGGGACGCCGGTGTTGGTCCGTGTCGAGCCGGAACCCGACGCCAGAGCGGCCGTCCGCGAGCGCCTACTCGCGGCGGACGCGGCCGAACACGTCTTCACGACCGCCGAAGGCGAGGTCGTCGTCTTCGCTCGCACCCCGACGACCGCCGTCCACGACTGGCTCGTCGACACCGTCGGTGCCGAGCGCCTGCTCGACGCCGAGGTGGATCTCGTGGCCGACGCCGAGTGGACGCCCGCCGTCGACACCGTCGACTTCGCGTTCGACTGTGCCGAGTGTGACAACACCGTCACCAGCGAGGGAACCTCCGCCGAGATCGGCGAGGAACTGCGCCACTTCTGTTGTTCCTCGTGTGAGTCCGCCTTCCGCGACCGCTACGAACGGATGGCGGACGGGGCCGACGAGCCCGCGTGAACGGTCTGGGCCGCCCGTGCGGTGCGGTTGTCCCCGTTCAGTCCTCGTCGCCGAGAATCCCGCGGTGGGTCATCGCCTCCGGGTCGAGCACCTCGTCGGCCTCCTCGGCGTCGAGGTACCCCTTCTCGATCACGACCTCTCGGATCGTACGGCCCTCCTTGAGCGCCTCCTTGGCGACCTCGCTGGCCTTGTCGTAGCCGATCGCGGGGTTGAGCGCCGTCGCCAGCGCCATCGACTGCTCGACGCGCTCGGCGGCGTGTTCGGCGTTCGCCTCCAACTTCGCGACGAACTTCTCGCCGAACACCTCGCTCGTGTTCGCCAACAGCCGCGCCGACTGGAGGTAGTTGTGCGCGATCACCGGCTTGTAGAGGTTCAGGTCGATCTGTCCCTCCGCCGCGCCGGCCGACACCGCCGCGTCGTTGCCGACGACCTGCTTGTGGACCTGGTTGACTGACTCCGCGACGACCGGGTTCACCTTCCCCGGCATGATCGAGGAGCCGGGCTGGTTCTCCGGCTGTTCGATCTCGCCCAACCCGTTGCGTGGGCCGGACGCCAACAGCCGCAGGTCGTTGGCGATCTTGTTGAGACTGCCGGCGACCGTCCGGAGTGCACCGTGGGCCTCCGCCATCGCGTCGTGGGCCGCCTGCGCCTCGAAGTGGTTGTCCGCCTCGCGGAACTGCGTGTTCGTCTCCTCGGAGACGTACTCGGCCGCCAGCCCCGGGAACTCGGGGTGTGTGTTGAGCCCCGTGCCGACCGCGGTGCCGCCGAGGGCGAGCTCCCGGAGGTGGTACCGGGAGTCTTTCACGCGCTTGATCCCCTTCCCGACCTGCGCGCGGTAGCCGCCGAACTCCTGGCCGAGTCGGATCGGCGTCGCGTCTTGGAGGTGTGTGCGCCCCGTCTTCACCACGTCGTCGAAGGCAGCCTCCTTCGTCTCCAGTTCCGCGTGGAGTCGCTCCAACGCCGGGACGAGGTCCTTCTCGACGGCCTCCAGGGCGGCGACGTGCATCGCCGTCGGGATCACGTCGTTCGAGGACTGCCCGTAGTTGACGTGGTCGTTCGGGTGGACCACGCGGTCGCCGATCTCCTCGCCCATGATCTCGGCGGCCCGGTTCGCGATCACCTCGTTTGCGTTCATGTTCGAGGAGGTGCCCGAGCCGGTCTGGAACACGTCCACCGGGAACTGGTCGTCGTGGTCGCCCGCGATCACCTCGTCGGCCGCCTCCGCGATCGCCGCCGCGATCTCCTCGTCGACGAGCCCCAACTCCGCGTTGGCTCGCGCGGCGGCCTTCTTCACCACGCCCAGCGCCCGGACGAAGCGTCGGGACATCCCGATCCCCGAGATCGGGAAGTTCTCGACGGCCCGCTGGGTCTGGGCGCCCCAGTAGGCGTCGGCGGGCACCTGCATCTCCCCGAGACTGTCGGACTCGGTCCGGTACGCCGTCTCCTCGTCTGCGTCGTCTGCCATACGCGCCCGTTCGCCGAGACACGCGTAAAACCCTCCGGAACCCGGCGACGAGTCGTCTCCGGTGTCGCTGCAGTCGTGGTGGCCGTCGGCGTCGTCGTTCAGTCGGCCGTGGCGACCGTGGTGGCCGTCGGCGTCGTCGTTCAGTCGGCCGTGACGACCGCGGCCGTCTCCCGAGACTCGATCAGCGCCTCGGCGACGCTCGTCACGGTCTCGCGGTCGAGGTCCGCGAGCACGCCGTGTCGTGTCTCACCGACCTGCCACCACACGGCCACGCCGCGGTCCGTCTCGGTGACGTTGACTGTCGTCCCCGCGAGTGTCGTCTGCGTGGCGTTCTCCGCGACCGCACCCAGCGCGCGGTCGCTCGTACTCGACACGACGGTCAGGTTCCCCGGTCCGTCGTACCGCTGGACCGCGACCGTCGCGTTGTCGTACGTCACCGTCGTCCCCTCTGCGAACGCGAACCGGTCGTCGTCGACGCGGGGGAGCGTCGCCTCCGTCGACGACTGCAGCGTCGCGAAGCTGTCGACCGGCTCGCCGAAGCTCGCGCTCGCCGCGGCGGTGCCGGGCGGCTGGAACGTGCTGTCGGCGACGCTGACGTTGAACTGCGTCTCCGTCACCCGCGTCGTCACGGTGCCGTTCGGCCCCGCGAGTTCGGTCTTGTGGACCGTCGCGTCGTCCGTGTCCACCCACAGCGTCACCGTCCCCTCGGTGTCGTCGGCCGGCGTCACCTCGACGACGTACACCTCGGTCCCGTCCAGCGTCGTCGTGTCGACCCGCTCGGCCGTGCGGTTCTCCGCCGACCAGTCCCACAGGCGCTGTCGCTCGGTCGCGTTCAGGCTGTGGTTGCCGTCGTCGCTCTTCTCGGCCCACTCCTCGCGGGCCGCCTCGGCGTCGTCCTCGTCGTACACCCGTGTCAGCCCGGTCTGTTCGTCGTGGACCCACGCGACGGTCCCGTTCGAGCCGACGACGTAGGTGCCGTTGCTCGTCGTCACGGCCACCCGCGACTCGTTGTCGTCCGTCGCCGCGAACGACACGTCGAGCGTCTCCGTCTCCGTCTCGTTTTCGACGGTCACCGTCGCCGCCCCGACGACGGTCTCCGCGTTCTCGTAGCGGTCCTCCACGTCCTCGAGGATGGCGTCGCCGCTCGGCGCGCTCGGAGCCGCCAGGGTGAGTCCCGCGACCGCCGCCGCGCCGACCAGCGCGACCGCGAGCGCGACCACCGCCGCGTTCCCGGTCAGCCCACGGTCGCCGTCGTCTCCTGTCATCACGTTCAGTAGGGCTTCGACAGCCTTGACTCCTCGGGTGGTACGCCGGGTAGTGTTCAGATACGGGTGAGTAGTCAGACGAGACTATCACTCAGGAAGCCCCGAGGGGATCGCGGTCGCTCGGCGACATATCGCGCCTCTCGGCACCACCCGGCGCGATAGGGGCCGCCGAGACGACTGAAGTGAACGCGATCCCCTCGCCCCTTCCAGTCCCGCCCAAATCCGCCCCGCACAGCGCCTCGCCCTCCCCAGCCTCGTCGCTCGCTGCGCTCGCTCCTCCCTCGCGCGTTCCTCGCGCGCCACCCGCAATCGTCGGCTTATCTGAACACCACCGCACGCGTCGCGTGTGTTACCCCACGAAAAGAGCTCGGTCAGAGACGCCACCGGGGCGCTCCGCGGAACGCCCGCTCGGGGTGTCCTCGCGGCGACCACCTCCGCCACCGCACCCGTTCGACGGGTCGCCGTTCGGACCCACCCGGCCGTCTCGCCCGGCCGACCCCGGCCGTCACCCCGGCGGCGCGTACGACGGGGACTTCGGAGCCGCGATCCGCTCGACCTGCTCGTCGGTCAGTTCCAGCTCCACCGCGCCCAACACGTCCCGCAACTGCGCGCTCGTCTTCGGGCCGACGATGGGCGCGGTCACCACGTCCTGGGCCAGCAGCCACGCCACCGCCACCTGTGCGGGGGTGGCGTCACACTCCTCGGCGACGGCACGGACGGCGTCGAGCACCGCCCAGTTCTCCGGCGAGAAGTACGACCGCACGGACTCCGAGGCCGCCCCGCGCGTCCCCGCTGCCGGCTCTTCGTCCCGCTCGTACTTCCCGGTGAGGAACCCACCCGCCAACGGCGACCACGGGATCACGCCCACGTCCTCACCCTCGCACACCTCCAACAGGTTCGCCTCCTCGTGGCGCGCGACCGCCGAGTACTCCGGCTGCATGCAGGTGAACCGCGACAGGTCTTCGAGGTCGCTCGTGTACAGCGCCTTCGTGAACTGGTAGGCCGTCATCGTCGAGGCGCCGATGTACCGCACACGGCCGGTCTCGACGAGGTAGTCCAGCGCCGCCAGCGTCTCCTCGATGGGTGTGTCCTCGTCCCAGCGGTGGATCTGGTAGAGGTCGACGTAGTCAGTCCCGAGCCGATCGAGACTCGCCTCACACTGGTCGATCACGTGCTTGCGCGACAGGCCGCTGCCGTTCGGGCCGTCGCGCATCTCGCCGAACACCTTCGTCGCGACGACCACCTCGTCGCGGTCGTACGCTTCGATCGCCTCGCCGACGATCTCCTCGCTCTCGCCGTACGAGTAGACGTTCGCCGTGTCGAGGAAGTTGATCCCCGCGTCGATCGCCTCGTGGATCAACTGGACGCTCTCGGCGCGGTCGTTCACCATCCACTCCCGCTCGGACCCGAAGTTCATGCAGCCGAGACACAGCCGCGACACCTCCACCCCCGTCGCTCCCAGCGTGGTGTACTCCATACACGCCGCCTTCTGCCCGCTCCGATTTCAACCTGCGGAGACACTCCTGGGTAGTGTTCAGACAAGGATGAGTAGTCGGACGAGACTACCACTCAGGAAGCCCCGATCCGTCGCCGGGCGGCTCCGCCGCCCGGCTGGTAGCGGGAGCTTCGCTCCCGCCCACCTCGCGGTCGCTCGGCGGCATATCGCGCCTCTCAGCACCGCCCGGCGCGATAGGGGCCGCCGAGACGACTGGAGTGAACGCGAGCGGATCTACGGGAGAGCGGAGCTCTCCCGAGGAAACGGCGGCAGAGCCGCCGTGACCGCCCGTTCCAGCCCCACCCGAAACCGCTCCGCACAGCACCTCACCCTCCCCAGCCTCGTCGCTCGCTGCGCTCGCTCCTCCCTCGCGCGTTTCTCGCGCGCCACCCGCAACTATCGGCTTATTTGAACACCACCACCAACTTCTGTCACAGTAGCGGCGACTCCCGGCGACTGGGCGAGCGGTACCGCCGTCCACGTCAGATCAAGGGGACGAACCACCGCCTCCACGACGACTGCTTCAGTCCTCCGCGTCCGCCGACGCGGCCGGGCCACCACCGCTCCCGTCGCCGCCGGCGCCACCGCCGGCCCCGTCGCCGATCTCCTCGACGACGCGGGCGTGGAACTCCTGGAGCGCCGCGGACTCGTCGTCGGCCAACACCACGTCCGAGGCCGCCAGCGTCGCCAGCCCGAACGCCCGCGGGGACGGGGAGTCCACCTCGTAGCTGTGGATCGTCACCTCGCCCCGCTGGATCGCGCCCAACACCTCGCGAATCCCGCGCAGGTTCAGTTTGTCCTCGGTTATCTCGCGGTACGTCTCCTCGATCACCGCGAAGTCGTCCAACTCCTCGGCGAACGACAACAGCATCTCCGAGGACACCTGCTGTTCGGCCGCCGACTTCTCGTACCCCTTGTAGCGTTTGAGGATCATCAGCGACCGCGTCGCGTCGATCCGGAAGTAGCGCTTGAGCAGGTCCGTCCCGTCCAACGCGGCCCGCAGGTCCGGCAACGCCGCCGCCGGCTCGACACTCTCGATCACGTCTGCCACGTCCACCTTCCGGTTCAACGGCATCGCGACGGTGAACCCGTTGTCCGCGACGGCCACCTGCACGTTCGTGTTCGTCCGCTGGGCACACCGGTACGCCACCAGCCGCGAGAGCCCGTCGTTGAACCGCCGCCCGTAGTTCGAGTGGACGTAGTACCGCCGCCGGTACTCGTCGCGGTCCAACTCCTCCTCGACGACCAGCCGCTCGTCCGTCGCGATCGACTCCAGTCCCGCGTACCGCCGCTGTTGGTCGAACGTCCGCGCAAGCGCCCGCACGGCGTTCTCGTCGACCGGCAACCCACGCAGCCACGTCCGCAGCGCCGACCGCCCGCCGTCGCGCAGTCGCTCGACCACCGTCCGCTGGAACGAGAGGATCTCGCGGCCGAGGTCGTAGCTCAGTGGGAGCCGTTCGGAGAACCACGACGGCACCGTCGGCCGCGCACTCGTCGGGTCGACGTACACCTTCGAACCGCGGCGGTACCGGAACTCGTAGTTCGTCCCGCCGAGCACGAACACGTCGCCCGGCTCCAGCGTGTCGAGGTACTCCTCGTCCAACTGCCCCACCCACTCGTCGCCGCCGCGGGTGTACACGTCGCAGGTGAACGAGTCCGGGATGGTGCCGATGTTCGTCATGTAGATGACCCGCGCCATCCGGCCGCGTTTGCCGATCAGCCGCTCGCCCACGTCGTACGCCTCGTAGTGGTGCTCCCCGTCGGGCGGGTCGTTCGTGTCGCGCCAGATCTTCGCGTAGACGTTCTTGTCTTCCAACCCGTCGTAGTCGGCGGTGAGGTACCGACAGAGCTGTTCCCAGTCGGCGTCCGTGTAGTCGCGGCACGGGTACGCGCGCCGTAGCGTCGCCAGCACCTCCTGCTCGGGTCGCACGTCGTTGATCGCCATGCCGTAGACGTGTTGGGCGGCCACGTCCTGGGCCGTCTCCGGGACGAACACCCGGTCGACGAACCCCTCCGTCGCCTTCTGGAGCATCACCGCACACTCGACGAGTTCGTCCCGGTCCAACGCGATCACCCGGCCCTCGACGGTCTGGCCGAGTTGGTGGCCCGCGCGCCCGACCCGCTGGAGCAGCGACGCGACGGACTTCGGCGACCCCACCTGGACGACCAGGTCGAGGTGTGGCATGTCGATCCCCAACTCCAGGGATGTCGAGGAGGTGACCACGTCTACGTCGCCGGACTTCAGGTCCGCCTCGATCGCCTCGCGCTTCTCCTTCGACATCGAGCCGTGGTGACACCCGGAGTTCGTCTCGTCGTAGGTGTCGAACTTCGTCCGGAGGTTCTCCAGGACACGTTCGGCCCCCGACCGGGTGTTCGTGAACACCAGGGTGTTCTCGTGGGCGGCGATCAGCTCGTGGAGCCGGTCGTAGAAGGCGGCGTCCACCACGTCTCGGGGGGTGTCGATCAGATCGTCCGTCGGACACTCCAACCGGAGGTCGAAGTCCCGGACGAACCGCGTGTCGACGATCTCGTAGTCGCGGAACCCGTCGTCCGCGCCGGCGTCGTCTCTCTCTGCGTCGTCGACGCTCTCCCTATCGCCGTCGCCACCCACAGTTCCGTCGCCGGCGTCACCGCCCTCCGCGGTCGCCAGCGGTTCCGTCCCGTCCGCGCGGCCGACGAGGAACTTCGCGACGGTCGACAGCGGCTCGACGGTCGCCGAGCAGCCGATCCGCGTCGGGGAGGTCTCGGCCATGTTCTCCAGCCGTTCTAACGAGACGGCGAGGTGGGTGCCGCGTTTGTTCTCCGCCAGCGAGTGGATCTCGTCGACGATCACGTACTCCACCGAGCGGAGTTTCTCCTTGAACTTCGGCGAGTTCAGCAGGATCGCGAGTGTCTCCGGCGTCGTGTTGAGGATGTGTGGCGTCGTCTCCAGCATCTGCTGGCGCTCGCTGTCGGAGGTGTCGCCGTGACGGATCGCGTGGCGGATCTCCGTCTCGTGGCCGCGCTCCGCCAGCTTCTCGCGGATCCCGTCCAGCGGCTCCGTCAGGTTCCGGTGGATGTCGTTGGCCAACGACTTCAGCGGAGAGACGTACAGACAGTAGACGGCGTTGTCGAGCCCGTCGGGCTGCTCGCGCTCCCGCCGGTACAGTTCGTCGATCACCGCCGAGAACGCCGAGAGCGTCTTCCCGCTGCCGGTCGGCGAGCAGACGAGCGTGTTGGTGCCCTCCTGGATCAGCGGGATCGCCTCCCGCTGTGGCGGCGTGAAGAACCCCTCGTTCTGTGGGACGAACGCGCCGAACTGCTCGACCCACCACTCCCGGACGGAGGGGGCCAGCCGGTCGAGCACCTCCCCGTCCGTGATCTCGACGGTCGCCGGGTCGAACGCGTAGTCGGTCGCCGTCGCACCCAACAGCTCCCGGCCAGACATACGGACACACTCGGTCGCGGTGAACAAGTGGGTTGCGACGGTGTCGTGGTGTGGTCGTCGCAGTCGACACTCCGGCGGCGACGCCACCCGACCTCCGGGTCCGAGCGGTCCTGGCTCCGAGTCCGCGTTCGGGTCCACGTCCGGGTCCACACCCGCGTTCGGGTTCGGGTCCGCGCCCGCGTTCGCGTCCGGGTCCGACCGCGATCCTGCGACACCCACGCTAGCGCGAGTCACACGAGCCGTTCCACACGACGACGAACACAACTACACTCAGTTGGACAAATACTTACCCGTCGCTGTCGGCAGTGTCGGGGCACGGAGCGACGCACGGAGGCACACATGTCGCAGACACACACCGGCGAGGGAGGCGAGACGGTGCTGCCGGGACTGAGCGCGTTCCAGCAGAACGTCCTCGCGGTCCTCGCCGACGAGGCGATGTACGGGCTGGCGATCAAACGCGAACTGGAGACGTACTACGACGACGAGGTGAACCACGGGCGACTGTACCCGAACCTCGACGAACTCGTCGAGTTGGGACTCGTTGAGAAGTCCCAACTGGACCGGCGCACCAACCGGTACGCACTCACCGACCGCGGCCGGCGGACGGTGTTGCGGAAGGCCGCGTGGCTCCTCGACAACTACGTCGACGAGTCGACGGGCCGCGACGACGTGGAACGACTCTTGGACGACGTGGTGTAGTCGCCGCTGTTGCGTCCGCCTCGGCTACCACGCGGTCGTTCCCAGCGCGCGTCCGTCCCCGGTGACAGACCGCCTCGTCACGTCACAGCGGCGGGTGCTTGTCGGCGGCGGCGAACAGGTGCCGCAGCGACTCCTCGACGACCGCGCGCTGCTCGTCGGTCGGCCACGCGTTGCGCGGGTAGTACTCCTCCAGGAACTCGGTGACCTCCTCGGGCGTGGCAGTGTCGGCCTCGCGGGCGTAGTGGTTGCTCATGAAGTCCGCGAACACCCGCGCGTTCCGCCGGTGGACCGCCCCGTGTGCCTCGCCGACGGCCGCCACCAACTCGTCGTTGTGGTCCGCGACGGCGTCCCACTCGTCGGGGTCGCCCGGGCCCGAGAGGACGAGTTCCCGTGCGCGGTCCGTGTCCTCGACGCGGTCCAGGGCCACCTCGCCGTCGACGAGCCACTCCTCGGGGTACAACACGAGCGTGTCGTCCGTCTCCCGGACGCGACTGGTGAACCCGTACTCTGCGAGCCGCTCGGCGCGGTCCTCGCGGTAGGCGGTCGCCTCCGCGTCGTCGGTCGCCCGTCGTGCGAGGCGCGTCAGGCGGCGCGCCTCCTCGGCGACGGACTCCGGGAGCGTGTCCTCTGGCGTCTCCTCGGTGTCACTCTCTGTGGCCGCCGTCTCGCCTGCGGTCGGTTCGCCGGCAGTCGACCCCGCCGCGTCGTCCGGTGCGCCCGTCTCGTCGGTCGGTGTGTCCTCACCCGTCATCGAGTGCCTCGTTGGCGCGTTCGTCTGCGCGTTCGTTCAACTCCCGCGGGACGTGCTCCAGCGACCAGCGGTCGAACTGCTCCAGCAACTCCCGGACGCGGACGCGCCGCTCCCGCAGGTCCGGGTCGTTCGCGTCCCACTCGCCGCGGACCTGTCTGACGATCAACTGCGAGTCGCCGCGGGCGTCGACCTCGTCGAGTCCGTAGTCGGCGGCGGCCTCCAGCGCGCGGATCAGGGCCTCGTACTCCGCGCGGTTGTTCGTCGCGGTGCCGATCCGCTCGCCACCCTCGGCGACGATCCCGTCGGCGGTGACGATGGCCCACCCGACCGCCGCCGGGCCGGGGTTCCCACGACTCGCGCCGTCGAAGTAGACGTGGCCGCGGCCGCCGCCGTCCCGCAGCGGGAGTGTGAGCGCCTCGGGGTCGGCCCCCTGGACGACCACCTTCCCGTCGTAGGCGACGGCCGTCGCGCCGTCGTGGTCCGCCCGCCACAGTTCGTGGTCCGTGTTCCCCTGGGCGACCGCGACGCCGGCGTCCACCAACCGCTCGCGGGCCGTCTCCGGGTCGATCTCGACGACTGGCACGGGCGTCACTCGGCGGGCGCACAGCGAAAGCGTTGCGGGTTCGAGCCGCGTGCGCGTGGCCGGACTGGAACCGTCGTGCGAGCGG
This window encodes:
- the rnhA gene encoding ribonuclease HI, which codes for MPVVEIDPETARERLVDAGVAVAQGNTDHELWRADHDGATAVAYDGKVVVQGADPEALTLPLRDGGGRGHVYFDGASRGNPGPAAVGWAIVTADGIVAEGGERIGTATNNRAEYEALIRALEAAADYGLDEVDARGDSQLIVRQVRGEWDANDPDLRERRVRVRELLEQFDRWSLEHVPRELNERADERANEALDDG
- a CDS encoding ATP-dependent helicase: MSGRELLGATATDYAFDPATVEITDGEVLDRLAPSVREWWVEQFGAFVPQNEGFFTPPQREAIPLIQEGTNTLVCSPTGSGKTLSAFSAVIDELYRREREQPDGLDNAVYCLYVSPLKSLANDIHRNLTEPLDGIREKLAERGHETEIRHAIRHGDTSDSERQQMLETTPHILNTTPETLAILLNSPKFKEKLRSVEYVIVDEIHSLAENKRGTHLAVSLERLENMAETSPTRIGCSATVEPLSTVAKFLVGRADGTEPLATAEGGDAGDGTVGGDGDRESVDDAERDDAGADDGFRDYEIVDTRFVRDFDLRLECPTDDLIDTPRDVVDAAFYDRLHELIAAHENTLVFTNTRSGAERVLENLRTKFDTYDETNSGCHHGSMSKEKREAIEADLKSGDVDVVTSSTSLELGIDMPHLDLVVQVGSPKSVASLLQRVGRAGHQLGQTVEGRVIALDRDELVECAVMLQKATEGFVDRVFVPETAQDVAAQHVYGMAINDVRPEQEVLATLRRAYPCRDYTDADWEQLCRYLTADYDGLEDKNVYAKIWRDTNDPPDGEHHYEAYDVGERLIGKRGRMARVIYMTNIGTIPDSFTCDVYTRGGDEWVGQLDEEYLDTLEPGDVFVLGGTNYEFRYRRGSKVYVDPTSARPTVPSWFSERLPLSYDLGREILSFQRTVVERLRDGGRSALRTWLRGLPVDENAVRALARTFDQQRRYAGLESIATDERLVVEEELDRDEYRRRYYVHSNYGRRFNDGLSRLVAYRCAQRTNTNVQVAVADNGFTVAMPLNRKVDVADVIESVEPAAALPDLRAALDGTDLLKRYFRIDATRSLMILKRYKGYEKSAAEQQVSSEMLLSFAEELDDFAVIEETYREITEDKLNLRGIREVLGAIQRGEVTIHSYEVDSPSPRAFGLATLAASDVVLADDESAALQEFHARVVEEIGDGAGGGAGGDGSGGGPAASADAED
- a CDS encoding rnhA operon protein, which codes for MTGEDTPTDETGAPDDAAGSTAGEPTAGETAATESDTEETPEDTLPESVAEEARRLTRLARRATDDAEATAYREDRAERLAEYGFTSRVRETDDTLVLYPEEWLVDGEVALDRVEDTDRARELVLSGPGDPDEWDAVADHNDELVAAVGEAHGAVHRRNARVFADFMSNHYAREADTATPEEVTEFLEEYYPRNAWPTDEQRAVVEESLRHLFAAADKHPPL
- a CDS encoding PadR family transcriptional regulator, translated to MSQTHTGEGGETVLPGLSAFQQNVLAVLADEAMYGLAIKRELETYYDDEVNHGRLYPNLDELVELGLVEKSQLDRRTNRYALTDRGRRTVLRKAAWLLDNYVDESTGRDDVERLLDDVV